A genomic segment from Nicotiana sylvestris chromosome 1, ASM39365v2, whole genome shotgun sequence encodes:
- the LOC104242594 gene encoding pyruvate kinase isozyme A, chloroplastic, which yields MSQALNFFVSSSSRSPATFTISRPSVFPSTGSLRLLVKKSLRTLVVEASSAAASDLDEPQSSPVLVSENGSGGVLSSATQEYGRNAAPGTDSSSIEVDTVTEAELKENGFRSTRRTKLICTIGPATCGFEQLEALAEGGMNVARINMCHGTREWHRMVIERLRRLNEEKGFAVAIMMDTEGSEIHMGDLGGASSAKAEDGEIWNFTVRSFDPPLPERTVTVNYDGFAEDVKVGDELLVDGGMVRFEVIEKIGPDVKCLCTDPGLLLPRANLTFWRDGKLVRERNAMLPTISSKDWLDIDFGIAEGVDFIAVSFVKSAEVIKHLKSYIQARARDSDISVIAKIESIDSLKNLEEIIQASDGAMVARGDLGAQIPLEQVPSEQQKIVQICRQLNRPVIVASQLLESMIEYPIPTRAEVADVSEAVRQRGDALMLSGESAMGQFPEKALTVLRSVSLRIERMWREQKCHEVIELPSIASSFSDSISEEICNSAAKMANNLEVDALFVYTKNGHMASLLSRCRPDCPIFAFTTTTSVRRRLNLQWGLMPFRLSFSDDMESNLNKTFSLLKARGMIKSGDLIIAVSDMLQSIQVMNVP from the exons ATGTCGCAAGCTCTTAACTTCTTCGTTTCCTCGTCTTCACGTTCTCCGGCGACTTTCACAATCTCAAGGCCGTCGGTTTTCCCGTCAACCGGTAGTTTACGGTTACTGGTGAAGAAATCGTTGCGGACGTTAGTTGTGGAAGCGTCGTCGGCGGCGGCGTCAGATCTCGACGAGCCGCAGTCGTCCCCGGTGTTAGTATCGGAGAATGGTTCAGGAGGGGTATTATCGAGTGCGACGCAGGAGTACGGTCGTAATGCTGCACCGGGGACCGATTCGAGTTCGATTGAAGTGGATACAGTAACGGAGGCGGAGTTAAAGGAGAACGGGTTTAGGAGTACACGTAGAACAAAGTTGATTTGCACGATTGGACCTGCCACGTGTGGGTTTGAGCAGCTGGAAGCATTAGCTGAGGGAGGAATGAATGTAGCTAGGATAAATATGTGCCATGGAACACGCGAGTGGCATCGTATGGTGATTGAGAGACTGAGGAGGTTGAATGAGGAGAAAGGGTTTGCTGTAGCTATCATGATGGATACTGAAGGTAGTGAAATTCATATGGGAGATCTTGGTGGCGCTTCTTCTGCTAAAGCTGAG GATGGTGAAATTTGGAATTTCACTGTTCGTTCATTTGATCCACCACTCCCAGAACGCACCGTTACTGTTAACTATGATGGCTTTGCTGAAG ATGTGAAAGTGGGTGATGAGCTACTAGTAGATGGTGGAATGGTGAGATTTGAAGTGATTGAGAAAATTGGCCCAGATGTTAAGTGTCTTTGCACAGATCCTGGACTTCTTCTACCTCGGGCTAATTTGACATTTTGGCGGGATGGTAAACTAGTAAGGGAACGCAATGCCATGCTTCCAACAATTTCCTCAAAG GATTGGCTAGACATagactttggtattgctgagggTGTTGATTTTATTGCTGTATCATTTGTCAAGTCTGCTGAAGTCATTAAGCATCTTAAGAGCTACATTCAAGCCCGGGCTCGGGATAG TGATATTTCTGTAATTGCAAAAATAGAGAGCATTGACTCATTGAAGAACTTAGAAGAGATAATCCAGGCATCAGATGGTGCTATGGTCGCGAGAGGAGATCTTGGTGCTCAAATTCCATTAGAACAGGTTCCATCAGAGCAGCAAAAGATTGTTCAGATATGCAGGCAGCTGAATAGGCCTGTTATAGTAGCCTCCCAACTGCTGGAATCTATGATTGAATACCCTATTCCAACTAGAGCTGAAGTTGCTGATGTTTCTGAAGCAGTTAGGCAAAGAGGGGATGCTTTGATGCTTTCTGGTGAGTCGGCCATGGGACAGTTTCCTGAGAAGGCATTGACTGTACTAAGAAGTGTTAGCTTGAGAATTGAAAGAATGTGGAGGGAACAGAAATGCCATGAAGTTATTGAATTGCCATCCATAGCATCTTCATTTTCAGATAGTATTTCAGAAGAGATCTGCAACTCTGCCGCCAAGATGG CAAACAATTTGGAAGTTGATGCTCTTTTTGTTTACACCAAGAATGGGCACATGGCATCTCTCTTGTCACGCTGCCGTCCTGACTGCCCAATATTTGCATTTACAACGACAACATCTGTACGCAGACGCCTGAACCTGCAATGGGGTCTAATGCCTTTCCGCTTGAGTTTCTCCGATGATATGGAAAGCAACCTCAACAAGACATTCTCCTTACTAAAAGCTCGGGGCATGATCAAGTCAGGTGACCTCATCATTGCTGTTTCCGACATGCTGCAGTCCATTCAAGTTATGAATGTTCCATGA